The following are encoded together in the Deltaproteobacteria bacterium genome:
- a CDS encoding flippase-like domain-containing protein: protein QWIRKKDIFRIFKEARFTDYIRLAVLRIPIHISLIISMYVVLKTFGVLVPFVKILGNIPLAILIGTIPITPGGLGTTNAALVELLNPYLKGPLFDSGTITPSELLFAASLLWMFANYLFKTLVGAFCLRHVSKSLFDIDQEPEGIAVHVGEIPPL, encoded by the coding sequence TCCAATGGATTCGGAAAAAAGATATTTTCAGAATTTTTAAGGAGGCTCGTTTTACAGATTACATACGACTCGCGGTTCTTCGCATTCCCATTCATATTTCGCTGATTATTTCGATGTATGTGGTCTTGAAAACATTCGGTGTATTGGTGCCCTTTGTAAAAATTCTTGGAAACATCCCGCTCGCTATATTGATCGGAACCATTCCCATCACACCGGGAGGGCTCGGCACCACCAATGCGGCGCTTGTTGAACTTCTAAATCCCTACTTAAAAGGACCTCTTTTCGACAGCGGAACCATTACCCCCTCAGAATTACTTTTCGCCGCTAGCCTCCTTTGGATGTTTGCCAACTATCTCTTTAAAACGTTGGTGGGGGCCTTCTGCCTTCGACATGTCTCCAAAAGCCTTTTCGATATAGATCAAGAGCCAGAAGGAATAGCCGTCCACGTAGGAGAAATTCCACCTTTATAA